A stretch of the Deltaproteobacteria bacterium genome encodes the following:
- a CDS encoding 3-hydroxyacyl-CoA dehydrogenase/enoyl-CoA hydratase family protein, whose translation MVGRIETAAVLGAGVMGSAIAAHFAGAGIKTHLLDIVPPNLDDAKKDDPKARNGFALNGIKNALKAKPAAFYDPDAARLITAGNLEDHLDRLSECDLVVEAVIERMDIKQSLFAKIAPKLKDDALLASNTSGLCIADMCAELDEDLQKRFFVMHFFNPVRYMRLLELVPGPKTEPAVMARAASFGELLGKGIVYGKDTPNFVANRIGVYSMMQCFGSMKEAGLSIEEVDKIAGKPMGRPKSAAFRTADVVGIDTLAHVAKTCYDNLESDPERDVFVVADWVQKLVESGRVGQKSKAGFYKKEGKVIKVLDPDTLEYRDPKKVRFDSLGAVKGIEDAGKRLKALIAGDDVAAKFAWNGLARTLCYSARLVGEIADDVVNVDRAMRWGFNWDLGPFEAWDAIGVAESVARMKEDGMDVPQWVVDMVEGGQSSFYAGTIAAPEYYESSSKKLASIQADPHHINLAILKEDKRNVVKETIGASLIDIGDGVLCVEVHTKMNTVDADVIQMINEGVDEAEKNFDALVIGNDGPHFGAGANLLMIFMAAQQKEWGQIETMVRGFQDACQKMRYSPIPVVSAPFHLTLGGAAEIAMAADAAQAYAETYMGLVEVGVGLVPAGGGCLRTVERFTDALAGIDGVDPLKFVGTGALNIAMAKTGSGAEDTRRLRYLLPTDGITLNRDHLLYSAKKRALGMAGAGYRPPRPRQFKAAGYDAAMTIGMQTWSMVEGGWASEHDRLIGNKVAHILCGGAVSAGAILTEQDYLNLELEAFLSLAGTEKSQARMQSILMNNKPLRN comes from the coding sequence ATGGTTGGACGGATTGAAACCGCGGCAGTACTTGGAGCAGGCGTTATGGGTAGCGCTATTGCTGCACATTTTGCCGGTGCGGGTATTAAAACTCACCTATTGGACATTGTTCCACCGAACTTAGACGATGCAAAAAAGGATGATCCTAAAGCACGCAATGGCTTCGCTTTAAATGGGATCAAAAATGCGCTCAAGGCTAAACCTGCTGCATTTTACGACCCGGATGCTGCTCGTTTAATTACGGCTGGTAACTTAGAGGACCATTTAGACCGATTGTCAGAATGCGACCTTGTGGTTGAAGCTGTTATCGAACGAATGGATATTAAGCAGTCGCTTTTTGCGAAAATTGCTCCAAAATTAAAAGACGATGCGCTTCTGGCTTCAAACACCAGTGGCCTGTGTATCGCCGATATGTGCGCGGAGTTAGATGAAGATCTGCAGAAGCGCTTTTTCGTAATGCACTTTTTCAACCCAGTTCGTTACATGCGACTTCTTGAGCTTGTACCTGGACCGAAAACAGAGCCAGCAGTAATGGCTCGTGCGGCATCCTTTGGTGAGCTTTTAGGCAAGGGAATTGTCTACGGTAAAGATACGCCAAACTTCGTTGCGAACCGAATTGGTGTTTACAGTATGATGCAATGTTTTGGTTCCATGAAGGAAGCCGGGCTGAGCATCGAAGAAGTTGATAAGATTGCCGGTAAACCGATGGGACGTCCGAAGAGTGCAGCCTTTCGAACCGCTGATGTGGTTGGAATTGATACGCTCGCTCACGTTGCGAAGACTTGTTACGACAATCTTGAGAGCGATCCAGAGCGCGATGTTTTCGTGGTTGCCGATTGGGTTCAAAAACTTGTTGAAAGCGGCCGGGTTGGTCAAAAATCCAAAGCAGGCTTTTACAAGAAAGAGGGTAAGGTCATTAAGGTCCTGGACCCTGATACCTTGGAATACCGAGATCCAAAGAAGGTTCGCTTCGACTCTTTAGGAGCCGTTAAGGGCATTGAAGATGCTGGTAAGCGTCTGAAGGCTTTGATTGCTGGAGACGACGTCGCAGCCAAGTTCGCTTGGAATGGTTTAGCACGTACGCTTTGCTACTCAGCACGCCTGGTTGGCGAAATCGCTGATGATGTGGTGAACGTTGACCGGGCTATGCGCTGGGGATTCAACTGGGACTTAGGACCATTTGAAGCCTGGGATGCCATTGGCGTCGCTGAGTCGGTTGCGCGAATGAAAGAAGACGGTATGGATGTCCCACAATGGGTCGTCGATATGGTTGAAGGCGGTCAGTCTAGCTTTTACGCTGGTACGATTGCAGCTCCTGAGTATTACGAGTCCAGCTCTAAGAAGCTGGCGAGTATCCAGGCAGATCCACATCATATCAATCTCGCTATTCTCAAGGAAGATAAGCGCAATGTTGTGAAAGAGACCATCGGTGCATCTCTGATTGATATCGGTGATGGTGTTTTGTGTGTGGAAGTTCACACGAAGATGAACACTGTCGATGCTGATGTTATTCAGATGATCAACGAAGGTGTGGATGAAGCTGAAAAGAACTTCGACGCATTGGTCATTGGTAATGACGGTCCTCACTTTGGTGCGGGCGCAAACCTACTGATGATTTTCATGGCCGCTCAACAAAAAGAGTGGGGCCAAATTGAAACCATGGTTCGAGGTTTTCAAGATGCGTGTCAGAAGATGCGTTATTCGCCTATCCCGGTCGTTTCAGCTCCGTTTCACCTTACTTTGGGTGGAGCAGCGGAAATCGCAATGGCGGCAGATGCTGCACAAGCATATGCCGAAACCTACATGGGATTGGTTGAAGTTGGCGTAGGTCTTGTACCTGCAGGTGGTGGCTGTCTGCGAACCGTTGAGCGTTTCACTGACGCTTTGGCGGGAATTGACGGCGTTGATCCATTGAAATTTGTCGGAACAGGAGCCCTGAATATCGCAATGGCGAAAACAGGCTCAGGGGCCGAAGATACCCGGCGACTGCGCTACCTCCTACCAACAGATGGCATTACCTTGAATCGGGACCATTTACTCTACAGCGCCAAGAAGCGTGCTTTGGGAATGGCCGGTGCTGGATATCGTCCACCGCGACCACGTCAGTTTAAAGCTGCGGGTTACGATGCTGCGATGACTATTGGGATGCAAACTTGGAGTATGGTTGAAGGAGGTTGGGCTTCCGAGCATGACCGTCTTATCGGAAACAAGGTCGCCCATATTCTGTGCGGTGGCGCGGTAAGTGCTGGAGCGATTCTAACGGAGCAGGATTATCTGAACTTAGAACTTGAAGCCTTTCTCTCCCTTGCGGGTACAGAGAAGAGTCAAGCGCGTATGCAGAGTATCTTGATGAACAACAAACCACTTCGCAACTAA